One Microvirga thermotolerans DNA window includes the following coding sequences:
- a CDS encoding D-glucuronyl C5-epimerase family protein, which translates to MNYCIVQQAETGKVELPERTAYWSSSLRLDEDGVPFSQGPHGEVFRNVSSVAFSIGDRGIEYGLVDGCVPLDMTAKRQAAFAWLEKNAIQVGNALVWNYNYATQVNDLVVAENWPSAFSQAAVATRFLMAGCTTGDGKYLEIARDAARALLLPVSQGGVRSDDDGFVWFQEIPVPDQHAPFIVNAHLYSIFTLLVLDRYFPEENFRKAALAGLNSLERAFDTIDNGYWNRYDLRPRYSGVDFLIEAEGVHVRSLTLVQGETVSSVNFQEQRKRPSANIVWGDLGKAKDGEATAFGRRVFAQFILPEGRSFRPDLLDLPTRFVVEAECCNAVVKLYALGFRPELHEYVELKALERTRSGSTERIVFETGLRDFAWGQVAQEYIPFHADLMALIGRMTSKPDYLVRAVRWQNFHRNWLKDKAQGHPDLALRERRGFHPSAELAEGVASLMGKRLPHEVSEAELRSLIGSLAAAKSGKACEGADTEAARGSQKALLETLALD; encoded by the coding sequence ATGAATTACTGCATCGTCCAGCAGGCGGAGACTGGCAAGGTCGAGTTGCCGGAGCGAACGGCGTACTGGAGCAGTTCCCTCCGCTTGGACGAGGATGGCGTCCCCTTCTCTCAAGGTCCGCATGGAGAAGTCTTCAGGAACGTTTCCTCGGTCGCCTTCAGCATCGGCGACAGGGGGATCGAGTACGGCCTCGTGGACGGTTGCGTTCCTCTGGACATGACGGCCAAAAGGCAGGCCGCCTTCGCCTGGCTCGAGAAGAATGCGATCCAGGTCGGCAATGCGCTTGTCTGGAACTATAATTACGCAACGCAGGTCAACGACCTCGTCGTAGCGGAAAACTGGCCTTCGGCCTTCTCGCAAGCGGCTGTCGCCACCCGCTTTCTCATGGCCGGCTGCACGACGGGCGACGGAAAATACCTCGAGATCGCGCGCGACGCGGCGCGTGCGCTCCTTCTGCCTGTCTCGCAAGGAGGCGTCCGCTCGGATGACGACGGGTTCGTGTGGTTCCAGGAAATTCCCGTTCCGGACCAGCATGCCCCGTTCATCGTGAACGCACATCTTTATTCCATTTTCACGCTGCTCGTCCTGGATCGGTACTTTCCCGAGGAGAACTTTCGCAAGGCGGCTCTCGCAGGGCTGAATTCGCTCGAACGCGCGTTCGACACGATCGATAACGGCTACTGGAATCGCTACGATCTTCGCCCCCGGTATTCAGGAGTCGACTTCCTGATCGAAGCGGAGGGAGTGCATGTCCGCTCCCTGACGCTTGTCCAGGGAGAAACTGTCTCGAGCGTCAACTTCCAGGAACAGCGGAAGCGGCCTTCCGCCAACATCGTCTGGGGAGATCTGGGCAAGGCGAAAGACGGCGAGGCGACCGCTTTCGGAAGACGCGTATTCGCCCAGTTCATCCTGCCCGAGGGCCGCTCCTTCAGGCCGGATCTCCTCGACCTCCCGACCCGGTTCGTTGTGGAAGCCGAGTGCTGCAATGCCGTCGTGAAACTGTATGCCTTAGGCTTCCGCCCCGAGCTTCACGAATACGTCGAGTTGAAGGCGTTGGAGAGAACGCGCAGCGGCAGCACGGAAAGGATCGTTTTCGAAACCGGCCTGAGAGACTTCGCGTGGGGGCAGGTGGCCCAGGAATACATCCCATTCCACGCGGACCTGATGGCCCTCATTGGCCGGATGACCTCAAAGCCGGACTATCTCGTCCGCGCTGTCCGCTGGCAGAACTTTCATCGTAACTGGCTCAAGGACAAGGCCCAGGGGCATCCGGACCTCGCCCTGAGGGAGCGCCGCGGATTCCATCCCAGCGCCGAACTTGCGGAAGGCGTTGCAAGCCTCATGGGCAAGCGCCTTCCTCACGAAGTTTCCGAAGCCGAACTGCGGAGTCTGATCGGCTCCCTTGCCGCAGCAAAATCCGGCAAGGCCTGTGAGGGTGCCGACACCGAGGCAGCCCGCGGATCCCAGAAGGCGTTGCTGGAAACGCTGGCCCTGGACTGA
- a CDS encoding PepSY domain-containing protein: protein MRLLPAVAAAALLSQTALAQTPSPPASGPDLSNPAVNLAPKGSPERAGTVAPGANSFTEGQARSRIEAQGFSDVSDLRKDDQGIWHAKANRDGRSVEVLLDYRGNVASK, encoded by the coding sequence ATGCGCCTTCTTCCTGCCGTCGCGGCAGCCGCACTGCTGAGCCAGACGGCCCTCGCCCAGACCCCGTCTCCGCCGGCTTCCGGGCCGGATCTCTCCAACCCGGCCGTCAATCTCGCGCCGAAGGGAAGTCCGGAACGGGCGGGCACGGTGGCGCCCGGCGCCAACAGCTTCACGGAGGGGCAGGCCCGCTCCCGGATCGAGGCGCAGGGCTTCAGCGACGTGTCCGACCTGCGCAAGGACGATCAGGGGATCTGGCACGCGAAAGCGAATCGTGACGGCCGGAGCGTCGAGGTGCTTCTCGATTACCGCGGCAACGTCGCATCGAAATAG
- a CDS encoding biotin transporter BioY: protein MSTGATPLASPSTLVGLLWPSRNDARFAALRAIVLMVAGSALLTISAKVQVPLPYVPMTLQTMVVLLIGASYGWRLGGATVALYLAEGAMGMPVFANTPPLPAGIGYLAGPTGGFLFGFLLAALVMGAMAERGWDRTLGRVVVMMTIGHALIFVVGLAWLSALMPFAKAWAVGAAPFVAATVVKTALAAALMKAAWTVTRRG, encoded by the coding sequence ATGTCGACTGGCGCTACGCCCCTTGCCTCGCCGTCCACCCTCGTCGGCCTGCTCTGGCCGTCCCGGAACGATGCCCGCTTCGCCGCCCTCCGCGCCATTGTGCTGATGGTCGCGGGTTCGGCGCTCCTGACGATCTCGGCGAAGGTGCAGGTGCCCCTGCCTTATGTGCCGATGACCCTGCAGACCATGGTGGTCCTCCTTATCGGCGCCTCCTACGGCTGGCGTCTCGGCGGCGCGACCGTGGCCCTCTACCTCGCCGAGGGCGCCATGGGCATGCCCGTCTTCGCCAACACGCCGCCCCTGCCGGCGGGAATCGGCTATCTCGCGGGCCCCACCGGCGGCTTCCTCTTCGGCTTCCTGCTCGCCGCCCTCGTGATGGGCGCCATGGCCGAGCGGGGCTGGGACCGCACGCTGGGCCGGGTCGTCGTGATGATGACCATCGGCCATGCGCTGATCTTCGTGGTCGGCCTTGCCTGGCTCTCCGCTCTCATGCCCTTCGCGAAGGCCTGGGCCGTGGGCGCCGCTCCCTTCGTGGCCGCGACCGTCGTCAAGACGGCCCTCGCCGCCGCGCTGATGAAGGCGGCCTGGACGGTCACCCGCCGGGGCTGA